From Nitrososphaerales archaeon:
TGAGGACTAGTGCGCGACTTCGCCGCCGTCTATGACGATTGACTGCCCACTGATGTACGAAGACTCGTCGCTCGCCAAGAAGAGAGCCAGGTTCGCAGCGTCGCGGGGCCTGCCGAACCTCTTGAGAGGTATGCCAGACAAGTAGTACTCCTTCTGCTTCTTGCTGAGCCAGTCAACCCAAGTAGTCTCGAAGGACCCGAAGAGCATGCAGTTGACCCTAATCCTTGGAGCGAGCATCTTGGAGAGCATCTTCGTCATCGAGACGACCGCCCCCTTGGCAGATGCGTACACAAGCCCCTCTATGTCACCGACCAGCGCCGGCGTCGATGCGATGTTGACGACGGAGCCGCCCTTCTTCATCAGCCTGACTGCAGCCTTCGTGCACAGGAATGTTCCGAACGCGTCGACCGCGAAGACGCGTTCCCACATCTTCAGGGTCGTGTTCTCAAGCTTGGGGTTCCACACGGATGGGTCGGCGAGACCCGCGTTGTTGACGAGGATGTCCAGCCCGCCGAACCGACCCCGAATCTCCTCGAACATCCGTCTGACGCTCGCCGGGTCTGAGACATCCGCCCCGATTGCAACAGCCTTCCCTCCGGCCTTCCGGACGGACTTCACGACCTTCTCTGCGTCCAACTTCGACGACCTGTAGTTGACGACGACGGTGGCGCCCTCCCTCGCGAAGAGCTTCGCGATCTCCGCGCCAATGCCCCTAGACGAGCCTGTGACCAGAGCGCGCCTTCCTGAAAGCCTCAAGAGGTCTGGCAGACTGCTGGGCCAGTCTTAAGTTTTTGAAGTGATGAGTCACGTCGGGAAGGTATTAGGCTGGGACTGTCTAGGCACGGACGTGAAACTCTCCTTCGTAGAGAGGTTGAGGACAGCTCGGGAGGACCCGTACGCCCTGCTGGGCAGGATTGGGATTGCGAAGGGGATGCGCGTGGCGGATTTAGGAGCGGGAAAGGGTCTGTACACGCTTGTGGCCGCAGAGCTCGTCGGTGGCGTGGGCTGGGTCTACGCGGTCGAACCTGATACCGCCAGGTCCGCGCTGATTGGTAGGAGGGCAGCGGGCGGGGGGTTCGCTAACATCACTGTCTTGAAGACACGCGCGGAGGACATGTCTGGAATCCCCGACTCGGGCGTCGACTTCGCCTTCTCGCTCAACGCGCTTCACCACTTCGAGGACAGGGACGCTGCGCTCTCGGAGGCAAAGAGGATTCTCAAGAAAGACGGGAGGCTCTACGTCAGGGACATGGTTTGGAACATGTGGTTCAGGCACGGGACTCGAAAAGAAGATGTAGGATCTATTGCTGCGGGCGTGTTCACCAACGTCAAGGTCAACCTGACTGCAAGGAAAGTAGAGATAACGTTCACGAAGTAGTCTCAGGGCCTGGGAGCCCTGTCCTTCGCTGAGGCACCCACGGAGTACTTCTTCAGGAACTCGATGTTGAACAATGACGCACGAGCCGAGTTGCTGACGATTGCCTCCTTGTCCGAGAGCGCCTTCCGGAGGGCCTTCTCCGCCGAGGCGTTCCCTATCGAGCCAAGGGCTGCGGCGGCCTCATGCCTCACTATCGGATTGCTGTCGGTCAGCGTTGCCTTCTCGAGCGCCTCGATTGCAGCGGAGAGTCCCATCTGACCGAGCGAGAAGGCTGCCTCGTGCCTCACGAGCGGGTCAGGGTCGTGGAATAGTACGTCTGAAAGTGTGGGTATCGACTTCTCGGACCCGACGTCCGCAAGGATGCAGACGGCGTGCACGCGCAGCACAAGGCTCGGCTCCTCCCTCAGGACCTTGACGAAGTACGACTCGTCCTTGTGCGAAAAAGCATCCTCCATCCCTCGCATGACTGCCATGCAGTGCGCCTCATCGTCTACTATTGTGCGCGTGTACATTCGGAACGGCCATGGCGCTTCTGTCTATAAACAGCACGGCTGCCGGCTAGGCCAGGGCATTCCGGAGGTCCGCCACCAGGTCCTCTGGGTCTTCCACGCCCACAGAAAGCCTCAACAGGCCGTCTCCGATGCCGAGCCTTCTCCGCTCCTCTAGAGGGACGCTTGCGTGCGTCATCAGCGCCGGGTGGTCGACGAGTGACTCGACGCCGCCTAGGCTTTCTGCGAGTGAAAAGACCTTCAGCCTTCGCGAGAACCTCCTGACGCTCGGCAGGCCGCCGCGCAGCTCGAAGGACAGCATGCCTCCTCCCGACCTCATCTGCCTTGCGGCGAGAGCGTGCTGGGGGTGGCTGCCCAGGCCCGGGTAGTAGACTCGGGCGACCCTCCTGTGCCCCTCCAGGAATCGAGCCACGCGCTCCGCGTTCGAACTGTGCCTCTCCATGCGGAGGTGGAGTGTCTTTGAACCCCTGAGGGTGAGGAAGCAGTCGAAGGGCGAGGGGACCGCTCCTACTGCGTTCTGGTTGAACTTGATCTCCTCGAAGATTCTCCTGTCGGACAGCATCACTGCTCCGCCGACTACGTCGCTGTGCCCGCCTATGTACTTCGTAGTGCTGTGGACGACGATGGTCGCGCCGAGGTCGAGCGGGTTCTGGAGGTAAGGACTGGCGAAAGTGTTGTCCACGACCGCATAGGCATGTCGCTTCCTCGCCAACCTTGAAATCACTCGTATGTCGCAGATTCTCATCAGAGGGTTCGTCGGGCTCTCGAGCCAGACAAGCCTCGTGTTGGGCCGCAGCGCTGCCCCGACCCTCCTGGGCGACCTTGCGTCGACGTACGAGAACTCGACGCCGAACTTCGCGAACGTCTTGTTGAAGATTCTCCTCGTTCCACCGTAGAGGTCGTCGCAGGCGACCACGTGGTCCCCCTTCTTCAGGAGCGAGAGCAGGATGGTGGATTCTGCAGCCATCCCAGAGGAGAAAGCCAAGGCGTACCTCGCGTTCTCGAGTGAGGCGAGCCTCCTCTCGAGGGCGTGTCTCGTCGGGTTTCCTGTTCTCGAGTACTCCAGACCCTTAGGGGGTTTGCCAATCGATCTCCTAGCGAAAGTGGACGAGAGGTGAATCGGCGCAACAACATCGCCCGCAGCTCCAAAGTCAGGCTCCTCGCCATCGTGGACAGTCCTCGTACCGAACCTCAACGGCCTATCTCTTGGCAAGATAGTTTATCACGTCTATGGTCGTTATTATGCCTACGACCTTCGGGCCGTCGATGACTGCAACCGCATTCTTATCCTTGAGCAGGCTGCCAAGGTTGAGCATGGTCCCTCCTTTCTCCACTGTCGGGAGAGGTTCGTCCATTATCTCCTCGACTCGCACACTCCCCAGAGCTCGCTTGGACGCGGCCTTCCCCACTACGGATGCCCCAGAAATGCTCCCCACTTGGACGCCGTTCACCAAGACGGGTAGCTGCGAGATGTCGTGCCTGGTCATCAGCCCTATCGCCGTCATCAGGCTGTCGCGAGGTCCCACTCCCACGACGCCGCGGAGTTTCACCGGCTTCGACCTGAGCACAGCGTCAACGGGGACCCTGCTCTCTCTTGCCCTCAGGTATCCGTGCTCCTTCATCCAGTCGTCGTTGTAGAGCTTGTTCAGGTAGCTCCTCCCTGTATCTGGGAGGATGACGACAACCGTCTTCGACTCGTCGAGGCCCCTCGCGACCTTCAGCGCGGCGTAGACCGCGGCCCCCGAGGACCCGCCGGCTAGGATGCCCTCCTCGCGGGCCAGGCGCCTGGCGGTCAGGAACGCCTCCTTGTCGGAGACCGTCACGACCTCGTCGATCACGCTCATGTCGAGAGTCGAAGGGATGAAGTCCTCGCCTATCCCTTCGGTCTTGTAGCGACGCGGGGCGGCCTCTCTGCCGTAGAATCGGGCAGCGATGAGGGAGCCCTCCGGGTCGGCCGCCACGACCTTCAGTCCCGGCTTCTTCTCTTTCAGGAACCTGCCCGTCCCGGTGATTGTTCCTCCTGTTCCAACCCCGGCGACTAGGACGTCAACGCTGCCACCAGTCTGCTGCCAGATCTCGGGACCTGTCGTCGCGTAGTGGGCCTTCGGGTTGGCCATGTTCTCGTACTGGTTCGGCATGAAAGCATGTGGAATCTCCTTCGCGAGCCTCTCAGCCACCTTGACGTGGCTGGCAGGGTGGTCGAAGGGGACGTTCGAAGGAGTCACCCTGACCTTCGCTCCAAGAGCCCTAAGGAGGTCAATCTTGTCCCGGCTCATCTTGTCGGGCACAGTGAAAACGATCTTGTAACCCCTCAAGATCGCTGCGAGCGCGAGGCCCATCCCTGTGTTGCCAGAAGTGGGCTCCACAATCGTGTACCCAGGTCTGATAACGCCGTCCGCCTCCGCCTCGCGGATCATCGCAATCCCGATCCGGTCCTTCACGCTGCCTCCAGGGTTGAAGAACTCGAGCTTGGCGTACACCTTCGCCTTGATTCCCTTCGTCACCCTGTTGAGCTTCACGAGGGGAGTGTCGCCGATGAGTTGGACAACGTCGTCCGCCACACCAGACCTCAAGCTAAACCGTGCAACCTCCAGGTGCAGTGAGAGATAAACTGGGTGGTCAATCGGTGACTTCGTGGGATACGGTGGTGAAGTGTCGGATGCGAGGGAGGTGTCTGAATGGACCGAGGAGACTTCCGCGAACTGAATGTCAGAATCGGTCTCTCATCCGAGCATAGTCATGTCGGACTCGCTCTGAACAGCAATCTGGGCAAGCGAACGGTTGGTCACCGCGGAGAAATCGTAATCATTCGCATTGTATCCCCCCTTGGAATACTCATCGCTGTGTTTGATCAACAGCCAAGTCTCCTTATTTCCTCCAAATCCCTTCGTACGGATCAACGCGAAGGACCCTTGCAGCTTCTTCCCGTAGAGACGGAATTTCATGTTCCCCTCTTCCATGCTCTTGCGGGCGACCCTGTCCGCTTCTTTCCGGTCTGTGATTTCTTTCCTCACGCCTTTGCCCAGCTCAACTTCAGGGTTGTAGGTCCCCTCGTCCCAGATCATGACAGGCCCTGCCCCGTACCCACCTTTCGAGATGACTCCTTCGAAGCGACTGTACTCCAGTGCGTGGTCGCCGGTCGGCATCGCTAGCCTCTTCACGCCGCTGTCGAGTGTCGGACCTTTGGGTATGGACCATGATGGCATCACGCCTCCTATCTCGAGCCGGAAATCGTAGTGGAGCGACGTTGCTTTGTGCTTCTGAACGACGAAGACGAGTTGGCCTTCCTTCGGACCTGCATTCACGGCAATCCATGCCTGCGTGACCGAAGGATAAGGGCTTGGCGTGAACCTCTGCACGAGTGCGAGCCTAAAGACCCCCACTCTTTGTGAAAAGCGGGCCTTGTGAGACTCACCCTAGAATGGGTCCGAAAGTGGATCGAGCGAGCTGCCTGTCAAGCCCCGACCCTGGATTCATTTTTCTCCATGATCTCCTGAGGTATTCTTGTATCGCAGTACACGCTCCATTCCTTTATCCGACCCCGGTGCGTCACTGCTCTCCATGCAGCCGGGATCCGCCAGTGGCTTCTTGGTTTACGGCCAGCGTATGTTCCGCTCGCAAAGCCTAGGACTACGAAAGTGTTTCCAAGACTGTATGTTTCTTTGATTTCGATCTTGTAGTCTGGAAACCACTTGAAGTATCCAATCCACCCACTTCTCATGGGTTCTCTGCCCGAGACGACCCCACCGACGGCGTCCGTGAACTTGTGATTCTCTGTCATGAGATCAACCATTCCGTCCACATTGTGATCATTGATAAGTCGGATGAACTTCCGCAGAGCTGTCTCGCTCACTTCGATTCTACTTCCTCGCTCGTCGCTCTCGTCATGTTCTTCCGAATGGAACCGTATTTAGCCCTAAGCAGTTCCGCGTCGTCTTGCTCTGTTCTTCCCTTAGTTGCCATTGTCGCACCCGTCTTGTATCCTAGATCTGCAGTTGTCCAGACGTATTGACTTGCTCAAGACGGCCTAGCTTCTACCGACTATCGCCCCCAAGTGATAGCTGGCCCGGTGGGGTCCGCCCCCAAACAGGTCCAGAAAATGGATTCCGAGACTACTTGCCCAGCACAGCCCCGACATCATCGTTGGACCGAGGTAAAGTCCGTGAGAATCCAATGACGCCTCCAGGGGCGTCCCGCCGAGGGCGAAGTGAACCATTACAACTCATTCTTTGTTTCCTAAAATGGCAACTTTCCAGCAAGAAATGGTCTTATGACTAGATCCCAAGGGGACGCTATCCTTTCTTCATCCACAATTACGGTACAGCTAGGGCTGTTTGCTGCGTGAACCCATCCCTCTGCCACATCATGGTCGCCACTCAGATTCGTGACGGGGCTCAGGAAAGGAGAGACGAAATGCTCAATAGGCATTTCTAGCAACGCATTAGGATCGTCTCTGAGCAATTGAAAACCATCTGGTGAGAAGAGGGCACGCATGATTTCTCTTTCAGTGCAGCAGTAGAACCTCTTCCTTCTCTGGATTACTAGCCTCCTCACTCTGTGTCGCATCATGAACCTGAACACTTCAATCAGGAGGTTCTCCTCCATTCACTTGCTTCAGCTTCGATGAGACTTCCTTCAGGCTGATTCCAATTGACTTCGTCTTTCCTGCAAGGGACTTGATCATGTCGAGGAGAGAAAGCAGGCCCACGGGCTTGTTCTTGTCGTCCAGGAACAGCAAGTTCCCAAACCTGTTGGCGACTATGAGACTGAGGGCCTTCGTGCATTCGTCATCGAACCGAATCGTAGGAAGCGGTGACGGTGGGCTAAGTCTTGCCGCTCGCCCTACTTGTATCCAAAGCTGACTGTACAATTCCTCCAGTTTCGATTCCAAAATGAGATTCACTAACTGATAACCATAAATCGATTCGAACTTGCCTTTTCCACCATTGATGATCGCACATGGTACGCCTCTTGCCGCCAAAAGCGTCCCGATTGAAATCAAGAAGTCTTTCTCGCTGATGATCACTGGCGGTGGCACGATGGAGTTGCTGAGAAAGTCGCGGCATCTCCAAGACCGACGAGTATCTAACAAATGCGCCTGGCTCCACCGTATGAGAACACGAGGCACTAAAGCCTTCCAACGACCATGGTGGTCCAGTTGTGCGAGGTGAAACCCAGTAATCGTCTGAATCTGGGCCTCCTTTGATAAGAGGGTCCGAATCAGGCTCGCTCTTCAGCGGGCCCGGTGGGATTCGAACCCACGACATGCTGGTCACTCCCAGAAGCTAGCTAAGAGCCAGCCGCTTAGGCCGCTTGCGCTCTAACCTGGCTGAGCTCCCAGCAAGGTGATTATATCCGTCGTCGACATCTTAGTCTTGGCGTGGTGGGGGATGATCCAGGGAAGCGCGGCGCGAGGTGCCATCGGCGGATGCTTAATGCTTCTTCGAATCAACCATGAAGGAAGGCTACGCATACCAACGAACACGTTGTCGCATATTGGGACCGACGCAAAGGTCAGAGCTTCTAACTCTTCTAGATTCCTATCGATCCGGAGTGACGCCAATTCTCAAACTGTATACAGGCTTTGCAAAGGAGCCGTCCACTGGAGACCTTCAGTCCCTCAGTTGATTGGAGAGCCT
This genomic window contains:
- a CDS encoding 3-oxoacyl-ACP reductase FabG; translation: MRLSGRRALVTGSSRGIGAEIAKLFAREGATVVVNYRSSKLDAEKVVKSVRKAGGKAVAIGADVSDPASVRRMFEEIRGRFGGLDILVNNAGLADPSVWNPKLENTTLKMWERVFAVDAFGTFLCTKAAVRLMKKGGSVVNIASTPALVGDIEGLVYASAKGAVVSMTKMLSKMLAPRIRVNCMLFGSFETTWVDWLSKKQKEYYLSGIPLKRFGRPRDAANLALFLASDESSYISGQSIVIDGGEVAH
- a CDS encoding class I SAM-dependent methyltransferase; amino-acid sequence: MSHVGKVLGWDCLGTDVKLSFVERLRTAREDPYALLGRIGIAKGMRVADLGAGKGLYTLVAAELVGGVGWVYAVEPDTARSALIGRRAAGGGFANITVLKTRAEDMSGIPDSGVDFAFSLNALHHFEDRDAALSEAKRILKKDGRLYVRDMVWNMWFRHGTRKEDVGSIAAGVFTNVKVNLTARKVEITFTK
- a CDS encoding HEAT repeat domain-containing protein, which encodes MYTRTIVDDEAHCMAVMRGMEDAFSHKDESYFVKVLREEPSLVLRVHAVCILADVGSEKSIPTLSDVLFHDPDPLVRHEAAFSLGQMGLSAAIEALEKATLTDSNPIVRHEAAAALGSIGNASAEKALRKALSDKEAIVSNSARASLFNIEFLKKYSVGASAKDRAPRP
- a CDS encoding PLP-dependent aspartate aminotransferase family protein translates to MPRDRPLRFGTRTVHDGEEPDFGAAGDVVAPIHLSSTFARRSIGKPPKGLEYSRTGNPTRHALERRLASLENARYALAFSSGMAAESTILLSLLKKGDHVVACDDLYGGTRRIFNKTFAKFGVEFSYVDARSPRRVGAALRPNTRLVWLESPTNPLMRICDIRVISRLARKRHAYAVVDNTFASPYLQNPLDLGATIVVHSTTKYIGGHSDVVGGAVMLSDRRIFEEIKFNQNAVGAVPSPFDCFLTLRGSKTLHLRMERHSSNAERVARFLEGHRRVARVYYPGLGSHPQHALAARQMRSGGGMLSFELRGGLPSVRRFSRRLKVFSLAESLGGVESLVDHPALMTHASVPLEERRRLGIGDGLLRLSVGVEDPEDLVADLRNALA
- a CDS encoding cystathionine beta-synthase → MRSGVADDVVQLIGDTPLVKLNRVTKGIKAKVYAKLEFFNPGGSVKDRIGIAMIREAEADGVIRPGYTIVEPTSGNTGMGLALAAILRGYKIVFTVPDKMSRDKIDLLRALGAKVRVTPSNVPFDHPASHVKVAERLAKEIPHAFMPNQYENMANPKAHYATTGPEIWQQTGGSVDVLVAGVGTGGTITGTGRFLKEKKPGLKVVAADPEGSLIAARFYGREAAPRRYKTEGIGEDFIPSTLDMSVIDEVVTVSDKEAFLTARRLAREEGILAGGSSGAAVYAALKVARGLDESKTVVVILPDTGRSYLNKLYNDDWMKEHGYLRARESRVPVDAVLRSKPVKLRGVVGVGPRDSLMTAIGLMTRHDISQLPVLVNGVQVGSISGASVVGKAASKRALGSVRVEEIMDEPLPTVEKGGTMLNLGSLLKDKNAVAVIDGPKVVGIITTIDVINYLAKR
- a CDS encoding nuclear transport factor 2 family protein produces the protein MSETALRKFIRLINDHNVDGMVDLMTENHKFTDAVGGVVSGREPMRSGWIGYFKWFPDYKIEIKETYSLGNTFVVLGFASGTYAGRKPRSHWRIPAAWRAVTHRGRIKEWSVYCDTRIPQEIMEKNESRVGA